In Neisseria animalis, a single window of DNA contains:
- a CDS encoding alpha/beta hydrolase, translating to MQKHILSLDHKTISVYPAEQADSPLLLTFLSQAESDELAASTGRHITLVSIDEPQWERAFTPWAAPAAFKKAPDFSGGADDYLTWLTNSVLPEVLQTYALQPQWYGLAGYSLGGLFAAYAAYQNTPFTRFASVSGSLWFDGWAEFITRNHLQTLPHQAYFSVGDKEKNSKNPRMAVVETHTLATQQNWQEQGVHCIFELNNGGHFEQVPQRMAKAIAYLSTNATENI from the coding sequence ATGCAAAAACACATCTTATCCCTCGACCATAAAACCATTTCCGTCTATCCCGCCGAGCAAGCCGATTCTCCCCTGCTGCTGACCTTTCTCAGCCAAGCAGAATCCGATGAGCTGGCCGCATCAACCGGCAGACACATCACACTCGTCAGCATCGACGAACCCCAGTGGGAACGCGCCTTCACACCGTGGGCCGCCCCTGCCGCATTTAAAAAAGCACCCGATTTCAGCGGCGGTGCCGACGACTATCTGACTTGGCTGACAAACAGCGTATTGCCCGAAGTCCTGCAGACTTATGCCTTGCAGCCGCAATGGTACGGGCTGGCAGGCTATTCGTTGGGCGGATTGTTTGCCGCTTACGCAGCTTATCAAAACACACCGTTTACCCGCTTTGCCTCCGTATCCGGCTCATTGTGGTTTGACGGCTGGGCAGAATTTATAACGCGCAACCACCTGCAGACTTTGCCGCACCAAGCCTATTTTTCCGTCGGCGATAAAGAAAAAAACAGCAAAAATCCGCGTATGGCCGTCGTCGAAACCCATACCCTCGCCACACAGCAAAACTGGCAGGAACAAGGTGTACACTGTATTTTCGAGCTGAATAACGGCGGCCACTTCGAACAAGTACCGCAACGCATGGCAAAAGCAATAGCTTATTTATCAACCAACGCAACTGAAAATATCTAG
- the prpF gene encoding 2-methylaconitate cis-trans isomerase PrpF: MPQIKIPAVYYRGGTSKGIIFKRTDLPEAAQQPGEARDKILLRVLGSPDPYKQQIDGLGNASSSTSKALILDKSQEPGHDVDYLFGQVSIDKPFVDWSGNCGNMTAAVGAFAVSQGLVDKSKIPSDGICTVRIWQKNIGKTIIAHVPMQNGEVLETGDFELDGVTFPAAEVVIEFLDPADGGGSMFPTGNIVDELDIPEIGRLKATLINAGIPTVFVNAADIGYTAAELQSDINGDADKLAFFEKLRAYGALKMGLIQDLKEAETRQHTPKIAFVAPPAGYTASSGKEIKATDIDLLVRALSMGKLHHAMMGTASVAIATAAAIPGTLVNLAAGGGEREAVRFGHPSGTLRVGAAAEFADGQWTAKKAVMSRSARVIMEGWVRVPEDCF; the protein is encoded by the coding sequence ATGCCGCAAATCAAAATCCCCGCCGTTTACTATCGCGGCGGTACGTCAAAAGGGATTATTTTCAAACGCACCGACCTGCCCGAGGCGGCACAGCAGCCGGGTGAGGCGCGCGATAAGATTTTATTGCGCGTACTCGGCAGCCCCGACCCCTACAAACAGCAGATTGACGGCTTGGGCAATGCCAGCTCGTCCACCAGCAAAGCCTTGATTCTGGATAAATCGCAAGAGCCCGGTCATGACGTGGATTACCTTTTCGGCCAAGTTTCCATCGACAAGCCCTTTGTCGACTGGAGCGGCAACTGCGGCAACATGACCGCCGCCGTGGGCGCGTTTGCCGTGTCGCAAGGCTTGGTGGACAAAAGCAAAATTCCTTCAGACGGCATCTGTACAGTCCGCATCTGGCAGAAGAATATCGGCAAAACCATCATCGCCCATGTACCGATGCAAAACGGCGAAGTATTGGAAACCGGCGATTTCGAGCTCGACGGCGTAACCTTCCCCGCCGCCGAAGTAGTGATTGAATTTCTCGATCCGGCCGACGGCGGGGGCAGTATGTTCCCGACCGGCAATATTGTTGACGAATTGGACATTCCCGAAATCGGCCGTCTGAAAGCCACCCTGATTAACGCGGGCATTCCGACCGTATTCGTGAATGCCGCCGACATCGGCTACACCGCTGCCGAGTTGCAGTCCGACATCAACGGCGATGCGGATAAATTGGCATTTTTTGAAAAACTCCGTGCCTACGGCGCACTGAAAATGGGCTTGATTCAGGATTTGAAAGAAGCGGAAACCCGCCAGCACACGCCGAAAATCGCCTTTGTCGCCCCGCCTGCCGGCTACACCGCCTCCAGCGGCAAAGAAATTAAAGCTACCGACATCGATTTGCTGGTGCGCGCGCTGTCGATGGGCAAACTGCACCATGCCATGATGGGCACGGCTTCCGTCGCCATCGCCACCGCCGCCGCCATTCCGGGTACGCTGGTCAATCTGGCGGCAGGGGGCGGCGAGCGCGAAGCCGTGCGCTTCGGCCACCCTTCCGGCACCTTGCGCGTCGGCGCGGCGGCAGAATTTGCAGACGGCCAATGGACGGCGAAAAAAGCCGTGATGAGCCGCAGCGCGCGCGTGATTATGGAAGGTTGGGTACGCGTGCCGGAGGATTGCTTTTAA
- a CDS encoding VOC family protein: MMKISHIDHIVFTVADIDRTIAFYTQILGFQEETFLGNRKALKFGNQKINLHQKGKEFEPKADKPTCGAVDLCLISETPLEAVIEELQDKGVPIIESIVARTGAAGKIRSLYIRDPDGNLIEISEYVEAV, translated from the coding sequence ATGATGAAAATCTCCCATATCGACCACATTGTTTTCACCGTTGCCGATATTGACCGCACTATCGCGTTTTACACACAAATCCTCGGTTTTCAGGAAGAAACCTTTTTGGGAAACCGCAAAGCCTTGAAGTTCGGTAATCAGAAAATCAATCTGCACCAAAAAGGCAAAGAGTTCGAGCCGAAAGCGGACAAACCCACTTGCGGTGCGGTGGATTTGTGTTTGATTAGCGAAACGCCGCTTGAAGCTGTTATTGAAGAATTGCAGGACAAAGGTGTACCGATTATAGAGAGCATCGTTGCACGCACCGGTGCGGCCGGAAAAATCCGCTCGCTGTATATCCGCGACCCCGACGGCAATTTGATTGAAATCAGTGAATATGTCGAGGCCGTCTGA
- a CDS encoding cation transporter, whose protein sequence is MRKTRFKIAKMDCPSEERLIRMRLEGVEGIRYLSFDIAAREMTAYHENQSAVLLAALDTLDFGSSIAADEAADSLPPEAAGRDEENLQERGLLYRVLAVNFVFFLLECGVGLLAGSMGLLADSLDMLADSFVYLLALLAVGAGALAKKRVALAAGVFQFGLAFVGLSETLYRFFGWEMLPDFRLMIAVSLLALCANAWCLHILNRSRSRESHIRASMIFTSNDIIINLGVVAAGILTWMSASRYPDLVVGAAVFVLVCAGAWRIVRLAKG, encoded by the coding sequence ATGAGGAAAACCCGTTTTAAAATTGCCAAGATGGACTGTCCGTCGGAAGAGCGGCTGATTAGGATGCGTTTGGAAGGGGTGGAAGGTATCCGTTATCTGTCTTTTGATATTGCCGCACGGGAAATGACGGCATATCACGAGAATCAGTCGGCCGTTTTGCTGGCCGCGCTGGATACGTTGGATTTCGGCAGCAGCATTGCCGCAGACGAGGCCGCCGACAGTCTGCCTCCGGAAGCGGCAGGGCGGGATGAGGAAAACCTGCAGGAGCGCGGGCTGCTTTACCGCGTATTGGCGGTAAACTTCGTATTTTTCCTGCTAGAATGCGGCGTAGGGCTGCTGGCCGGTTCGATGGGTCTGTTGGCGGACAGTCTGGATATGCTGGCCGACAGCTTTGTTTATCTGCTGGCATTACTGGCCGTCGGTGCAGGCGCGTTGGCGAAAAAAAGGGTGGCGTTGGCGGCGGGTGTGTTCCAGTTCGGTTTGGCATTCGTCGGGTTGTCGGAAACCCTGTACCGGTTTTTCGGTTGGGAAATGCTGCCTGATTTCCGTCTGATGATAGCCGTGTCGCTGCTGGCTTTGTGTGCCAATGCCTGGTGTCTGCATATTTTGAACCGCAGCCGCAGCCGAGAGAGCCATATCCGTGCCAGCATGATTTTTACCTCCAATGACATCATTATTAATCTAGGCGTAGTTGCTGCGGGCATACTGACTTGGATGAGTGCTTCGCGTTATCCCGATCTGGTGGTCGGTGCGGCGGTATTCGTGCTGGTTTGCGCGGGTGCATGGCGGATTGTCCGGTTGGCGAAAGGCTAA